A single genomic interval of Persephonella atlantica harbors:
- a CDS encoding cytochrome-c peroxidase, whose translation MHFFVVFLLIFSVSSADTKLLNQARQYFQPLADIFPSDDNPITPEKVRLGKILFYETRISIDGTTSCAKCHPVSLYGADALPKSIGNNGKINPRNAPTVLNSAGQIAQHWRGDRADVEDQAKRALLGKASFGAPSYKWVEERLKKIKGYTLLFKLAFPDEKNPVTVDNFAKAIGAWERTLSTPSRFDRFLNGHLDALSEKEKNGLKKFISFGCVSCHSGMLIGGNMYQKFGIYEPYWKYTGSKKIDEGRYSITKKEKDKYVFKVPPLRNVAKTSPYFHDGSVKSLKKAIWIMGKVQLGKELTNEDVEDIYSFLLSLTGELSEDILTVPVLPEDN comes from the coding sequence ATGCATTTCTTTGTAGTTTTTTTGCTGATTTTTTCTGTATCTTCTGCTGACACAAAACTGTTAAATCAGGCAAGACAGTATTTTCAGCCTTTAGCAGATATTTTCCCATCTGATGATAATCCAATAACACCGGAAAAAGTTAGACTGGGAAAGATACTCTTTTATGAAACAAGAATATCTATTGATGGAACAACTTCCTGTGCCAAATGTCATCCTGTCTCTCTGTATGGAGCTGATGCTCTTCCTAAATCTATAGGAAATAATGGGAAAATTAATCCCAGAAATGCTCCAACTGTTTTGAATTCTGCAGGACAGATTGCACAGCACTGGAGGGGAGACAGAGCTGACGTTGAAGACCAGGCTAAAAGGGCACTTTTAGGGAAGGCTTCCTTTGGAGCTCCTTCTTATAAATGGGTGGAGGAAAGGCTAAAGAAAATAAAGGGATATACACTCCTTTTTAAATTAGCTTTTCCTGATGAGAAAAATCCTGTAACTGTGGATAACTTTGCAAAAGCTATAGGAGCATGGGAGAGGACATTATCAACACCTTCACGGTTTGATAGATTTTTGAATGGACATTTAGATGCCTTGTCAGAAAAGGAAAAGAATGGATTGAAAAAATTTATATCCTTTGGGTGTGTTAGCTGTCATTCAGGAATGCTCATTGGTGGAAATATGTATCAGAAATTTGGAATATACGAACCTTACTGGAAATACACAGGCAGTAAAAAGATTGATGAAGGTAGATACAGCATTACAAAAAAAGAGAAAGATAAATATGTTTTTAAGGTTCCTCCACTGAGAAATGTGGCTAAAACCTCACCCTACTTTCATGATGGAAGTGTAAAGTCTTTGAAAAAAGCTATATGGATTATGGGTAAGGTTCAGCTTGGGAAAGAACTTACAAATGAAGATGTTGAAGATATTTACAGCTTTTTGCTTTCTCTGACAGGGGAACTTTCTGAGGATATCTTAACTGTTCCTGTTTTGCCAGAGGATAACTGA